AGTTGGGAGGAAATAAAGTAACACTGGAAAGAACCGGAGTTTGGACTGCAGCTATGGCAGATATGAATACCGGTTTTGCACTTGCAATGCAGTTTGAAGGGAATAAAATGCAGTCCGGAACCGGAGTTTACCCACAGGCAGGCATGAACGTGAGATGCGCTAAAGATGAAAAAAGACTGCTGGGAACCCCGGTAGAAAGAAGCAGCCAGATACTTACCACGCAGCAGCCGCAGACCGTAATTCAGCAGCCTGAAAAACGCGACCTACAGGTATATCCAAATCCTTTCAAAGATGAATTTCATGTCGCTAATCCCGATGCAGTGAGCTTCGAGATCTACGATTTCAGCGGCAAACTTCTTCTTAGCGGCAAGATTAATAACCAGAAAGTATCCGCTGGAAAAATGCAGAACGGGATTTATCTCATTAAAATTTCAATGAAGGATGGCTCGGCACTTACCAAAAAAATGATTAAACAATAATTGACTGATTAATTACCCAAAGCACAATCTTAAGGTTGTGCTTTTTTTGTTACTTTTGTTGATCTAAACCTCACATTTTTCATTATCAGACCATGAACATCGAAGATATTATCATTACGCCCCGAGAAATTAAAACTGAAAAATGGCAGCTCGGCAGTATTATATCTCACGATATCCAGGAAAATGGTATTGTACTTATCTTCTGTTCAGACTATCGCGGAGTGAAAAATGGTGAAGCCGAAATTCTCGATTTCAGGAAAGTGAGGAATGAATTTTACAGACTGTCCAAACTCGATTTCGAGGTTTCGTTATGTGATTTAGGCGATGTTATTTCGGGCAGGACGCATCAGGATACGCACTACATCCTTCAGGAACTTCTTTCTATGTGTCATTACAAAAATGCTGTTCCGGTGATTATCGGCGGGAGCAACGATCTCGCATTCTCTCTGTTTTCAGCACTTAATTTTCATCAGAAAAATTTAAATTACACTCAAATTTCAAATATTATTTCCCTCGCTAATGAGGGAGAAGAAATCACTGAAAAGAATTTCCTTTCAAGAATCTTAAGTTCAAAGAACTTCACCATCAAAAATTATCACCACCTGGGCTATCAGAAACATCTTAATGAAACAGACTCGGTAAAATTGATGAAAGAGGTTGAATTTGATGTGATAAGGCTTGCAGAAATGATGAATTCTACGGAAAAAACTGAGCCTTTTTTCCGGCGCGCAGATTTGGTAACAGTAAATTGCGATGCGGTAGAAAGTCCTGGCGACGGATTTTCGGTAAACCCTCAGGTGAACGGATTGAACAGACGCGAGATCTGTGCCTACATGAAAGAAATTGGCCTTAGCGAAAACCTGAAATCAGTCGGAATATTCAACTTTAATGCACATTCAGATACCTTCATCAACCACCAGTTGCTTGCGCAAATGATATGGCATTTGATTGAGGGCATAAATATTCAGCACACGCATCCCAAAGACCGCCAGTACGAAACCTTCTGGGTGATGATTGACGAGGAGCAGTATGCATTTAAACGCGACAGTTTTTCGGGATTGTGGTACTTTGGCGACGAAGAGAAACCGGAAAATCTTATTCCGTGCTCCCGCCTGGAATATGAAGATGCAAAACGCGGTCATTTAAATATCCGTTTTATTAAAAACTGATCCCTTTAAATGATCTTAACAATTTATATTCAGGTAATTACAATCGCATGACAAGAAGAGAGCACTTAAGAAGAACGGTGAAAAACATCAAGAATCAGTTTGTAGGAGAACCGGTGCATCGCAGGCATTTTCTGGCAGCGTTTTACAACCACTACATTTCTAAAAACCTAAAGCTTCCGGTTTTCATTAAATTTCCTAAGGCACAGTTCAAATACCAGAATGTAACTTTAGAAACACGCCCGAATACGATTGATTTCTGGGCAACACTGGAAAGCTACGAACCGGATCTCACCCAATTTCTAACCGAATTTCTGAATGGTGAAAAAGGTACTTTCATCGATGTGGGTGCGCACATCGGCAGGTTCAGTACGCTAATGTCAAAACAGGGCTGGAAAGTAATCTCCTTTGAACCTTTAAAAACGAATTTCAGGGCACTTGAGCATAATTTGAAGTCAAACGGAGTTTATGAAAATGCGCAGATTTTTAATGCGGGACTTGGCAATAAGACCGACAATGAGACCATTTATTTCAACAGTCTTGAACTGGGTGAAGCGTCTGTAAGCGAAAAAAATGGCGACAGCAAAGATGAGGTGAAGATTCTGCGGTTTGATGATCTTTACCAGGATTTTGAAATTGAGAATTTATGCATCGTGAAAGTTGATGTGGAAGGTTATGAGGAAGAGGTTTTGGAAGGGATGCACGAATTTGTAAGCACACACAAACCGCTTTTTGTCATCGAACTTTGGGCAGAAAAATCACCAAAACTGGTTGAATTTCTGAAGTCGCAGGGTTATAAGCGGTTGCATATTTTCTGGTTTGTAGAAGAAAAACACAGCCCCTACATCAGCCAAATGTACGAGAGATACAACCGCTACCACTTGAATTATGACTATGAGTAAATCTTTACCCGGCATTTTCTCAAATCCATTTCTGCTTATTCTGGTTACGGTACTCATTAAGATTCCCGTGTTTTTTACGCATCATATTCAGGAAGACTCTTTTATTACCTGGCGTGTCGCAGGTAATTTGCTGAATTATGGTGTTATAGGTTTTAATGGTGAAGAAGAGCTTTCGGCTTCTACAACACATTTGTATGTTCTGGTGTCTGCTTTTTTTCAGTTGAATTTCGGGGAATATTTTATTTATCCGCAGCTTATTTTCAACTGTGTTCTTTTTGGAATAGGATCATGGTGGTTAGGAAAAGTTCTGTTTCGGAAAGACTTAGTGACCCGTGGAATTTTTGTGATTTTACTGAATATGGTTCCGCCTGCGCTTACAGCATCCTGCCTTGGAATGGAGTATGGAATCCTGTTTTTTCTTTACAGCGGCCTGATCTATTTTGGATTACGGAAGGGCAAAGAATGGGCATATTTCATCTTCCCGGTGCTGCTGCTTTGGACCAGGATCGATACCGTCATATTCCTAGGTGTATTTTTTGTAGCGGATCTTATCATCAGAAAAAAACTCAATCCGGCTTTTATTTTCGGAGGAATTGTAGGCCTCGTGAGTGTTGTGGCTTTTAATATGATTTATTTTGGGGAGCTGGTAAACCATACAATTAAGGCTAAAAAAATTGCCTATAAAAATCTCTCCAGAAATAATAGTTTAGAGTTTCTGCTCTTCCAGTGGGCGTATTACGGCGGACTGATCAAAAAATATTCACTATTTACATTTTTAATCTTCACCGGTTTTCTTGCTGCGCTGGGATATGGCATTTACAAAATGATAAAGGAGCCAGCCGAGATTACCTTTCCTACCAAAGTAATTGTGCTTGCCATGTGTGCCTTTGCGCTGATTAAAATTACGGTTTTTGCTTTCCTTCAGGCCTATTTCGATTGGTATTACTGGCTGCCACGGGTTTTTCTGTTTGTGGTGGTTTTATATTATTTGCTTCGGTTTGTCCCTGTTAGAAAGACAGTTCTGCTGCCATTGATCTTTACATTTTGTTTAAGTTTATATGGATTCCAACTGCTGCAGTCGTGGGCAATCGGTTATATGGAGGAGACCCAGAGGATGCAGATTGCAAAAGATATTCAGAATGAAAATCCCGACATTGGCGAGTCTATATTTTTGGAACCGGCAGGCAAAATACCGTATTATACTCATTTATACACTTATGATGAAGTAGGCCTGGTCAACAAGAAAATAACTGCTCACATGCAGAAAGATGAAAAGTACTGGTGGATGAATGCTGTAAAGGAATATAAACCCGATTATATTGTGACCATCATCTACAAACCCGGTGACGCAAAAAGTTATTACAGAATGACTGCTACTGATAAGGCTTATTTCGACTCCCATTATCAGTTTATAAAAAGCTATCCGATTGCAGAGCTTCACCAGAATGCGCCCCAAATTCTGCGCTGGATTTACGGAATCCGCCCAATTGGTCAGGATTATTATTTGTACCATTTAGCCAAATAAAAGGACAGTTGATGATTAAAATTTCAGTTATTGTTCCTGTTTACAACGTTGAAAAATACCTCAGAAATTGTTTAAATTCTTTGGTGAATCAAACTTTACAGGAAATTGAGATTTTAATAGTGAACGATGGCAGCCCTGATTCTTCGCAAATTATTATTGATGAATTCAGTGAAAAATTTCCTTTAAAGATTAAATCTTTCGTCAAGGAAAACGGAGGACTGAGTGATGCCAGGAATTTTGGTCTCGATCGCGCAACCGGAGAATTTATCGCGTTTGTAGACAGTGATGACTCGGTTTCTGAAAAAATGTTTGCCGAAATGTATGCACTCGCCAAAAAACACGAGGCTGAAATGGTCATCTGCAATCTGCAGAAAGTTGACGAGGCGGGAAAAATCACACAGAAACTCACCCAAATTCCCAATATGCCGGAACGGATTGTTCTGGAAGATCATTTTTCAGTCTTTGCAGATTTATCCTATTTCGCGTGCAATAAAATTTTTAGAAGAGATTTATTCGCAGGCAAAAGATTTGAAAAAGGCATTCATT
The window above is part of the Kaistella faecalis genome. Proteins encoded here:
- a CDS encoding formimidoylglutamase; its protein translation is MNIEDIIITPREIKTEKWQLGSIISHDIQENGIVLIFCSDYRGVKNGEAEILDFRKVRNEFYRLSKLDFEVSLCDLGDVISGRTHQDTHYILQELLSMCHYKNAVPVIIGGSNDLAFSLFSALNFHQKNLNYTQISNIISLANEGEEITEKNFLSRILSSKNFTIKNYHHLGYQKHLNETDSVKLMKEVEFDVIRLAEMMNSTEKTEPFFRRADLVTVNCDAVESPGDGFSVNPQVNGLNRREICAYMKEIGLSENLKSVGIFNFNAHSDTFINHQLLAQMIWHLIEGINIQHTHPKDRQYETFWVMIDEEQYAFKRDSFSGLWYFGDEEKPENLIPCSRLEYEDAKRGHLNIRFIKN
- a CDS encoding FkbM family methyltransferase translates to MTRREHLRRTVKNIKNQFVGEPVHRRHFLAAFYNHYISKNLKLPVFIKFPKAQFKYQNVTLETRPNTIDFWATLESYEPDLTQFLTEFLNGEKGTFIDVGAHIGRFSTLMSKQGWKVISFEPLKTNFRALEHNLKSNGVYENAQIFNAGLGNKTDNETIYFNSLELGEASVSEKNGDSKDEVKILRFDDLYQDFEIENLCIVKVDVEGYEEEVLEGMHEFVSTHKPLFVIELWAEKSPKLVEFLKSQGYKRLHIFWFVEEKHSPYISQMYERYNRYHLNYDYE
- a CDS encoding glycosyltransferase family 2 protein, with the protein product MIKISVIVPVYNVEKYLRNCLNSLVNQTLQEIEILIVNDGSPDSSQIIIDEFSEKFPLKIKSFVKENGGLSDARNFGLDRATGEFIAFVDSDDSVSEKMFAEMYALAKKHEAEMVICNLQKVDEAGKITQKLTQIPNMPERIVLEDHFSVFADLSYFACNKIFRRDLFAGKRFEKGIHFEDIQLIPQLLLKCSVIARTQNYHYHYLEREDSITKTHTENGLDILHAVDEVEKAFENSRYSHMKKEIKNFKILEGVYTFLAYLAFVKDEQIYQKMSRELKVFLRKNKISTVDILSYRRFGRNYLLYLPLKKKIYYLLYFIGQEKLLRKLV